Genomic DNA from Methylocystis sp. MJC1:
GTGACGCTCGATCCGCCGGGGCTGTCTTTCGGATTCGAGGAGCTTTACGGCCCGGCCTAGAGAGGCTGTGATCGCTCGGTTCTATAAAACGCAAGCCCGAAAGCTTGGGGCTTTCGGGCTTTGAGAAAATCAGAGAGATCGGTTTCAGCAATCACGCGGCCTGGCGGGCGGCGGCGTGGGGATGCAATTCATTCAGGCAGGCGACGATCGCGTTGATCGAGGAAAAGCTCTGACGGCGCAGCATATTCACCGGGAACTCGACGTCGAAAGCCTCTTCGATCGCGAGCATGGTGCGGATGGCCGCGAAGGGCGTCAGGCCGGCCTCGTAAAGATCCGCGCTGTCGGACAGCGTATCGATAGGCGTATGCAGGCGGCCGTTTTCTTGCAGCAGGCGGCGGATGGTCTCGATCATCATTCCAACTCCAAAGGCGCGCGCTCGAGGCAATTGCGCGGGGCTCGCGGCTTTCGCTCGAAGTGATGCTGGCGATCGTTTCAGGCAATCGTGAACATCAAGGAAAGAAATGGGGCGCCGAGCCTGAACCAAATATGAATTGGTGGAAAATTTGACCGGATTTGCAATATGGTAAGATTAAAGAATGGTAATCGTGTCCGCCGCGATATTGGCGCCGCGCGCGGCTGTGCTTTATGGTTGGGGCGATGAAAAGGCTTGCCGCGCTCCTGACGATTGTGACTTGCCTCGCGGCGGGCGCCGCTCGCGCGCAGCAGGACGAGCCGCCGTCCGTGGGGACCGACGAGCACGGGGGAACCTTTCTGTTCATCCCTGGCGTAGGCAAAATCCCCTTGCCGCCGGGCGCGCGCGGATTTGGTCCAAGCGATCCAGCGGACCCATTCGGGGGGCTCGCGCCGAGGGCGCCGGACCGCAAGCTAGCGAAGCCTCGGCCAGAGCCGCCGAAATCGCCTGAAGAGCGGCGGGCCGAGGAGATGAGCCGTCTGTTCGCCCGCCTCGCGACGGCCGAGGACGATCGCGAGGCGCAAGCGGTCACCGCCGCCATTCTCAGTCGCTGGTCTCGATCGGGCTCGGACACGATCGATCTCCTCGCCGCCCGGGCGCTCGCCGCAGAGGTCGCGGGCGCGCCGGCGCTCTCCAAAGCTTTGCTCGATTATGTTGTCGCCCTGGCTCCCGGCTGGCCCGACGGCTTCGTGCGCCGGGCGCGCGTCATGGCGTCCGAGGGGGACGCGGCGGGCGCGCTGGCGGATCTGGAAACGGCGGCGCGGCTCGAGCCAAAGCGCTTCGATGCGCTGGAAGCGCTCGGGTCGCTGGCCGAGAAGGCCGGGGATAAAAAGCGTGCGCTTTCCGCTTATCGTAAGGCGCTCGATATCTCGCCGCGCAATGACACGGTCAGAAAAAACGAAGAGCGGCTGCAGATAGAGGTCGAAGGGCGCGATATTTAAGGGCGCAGGGAGCATAGGGAAACCCGACGTTCTCTCGAACACTTTCTAGAGGGGTATTGCCGGTGACAGACGCGAAACAACTCCCGCCCGACGTCTTGGCGCAGCTCTTTACCGCCGCCCGCACACACAACGGCTGGCGCGACAGGGAAGTGCCCGACTCTCTCCTGGAGCTTGCGGTCGATTACGCTAAATGGGGACCGACAAGCGCCAATTGCTCCCCCCTGCGGGTCGTCTTCGTGCGCTCGCCGGAGGCCAAGGCGCGGCTCGCGCCCGCCCTGTCGCCCGGCAATCATGACAAGACCTTGGCCGCGCCGGCGACGGCCATCGTCGGCTATGACCTCGACTTCCCCGAGCATCTGCCTTTTCTTTACCCTGCAGCGGATGCGCGCTCATGGTTCGTCGGCAATGAGACGCTGATAAAGGACACTGCCTTTCGCAACGGTTCGCTGCAGGGGGCCTATTTGATTCTCGCCTTGCGCGCGGTGGGCTTGGACACGGGCCCGATGAGCGGCTTCGACAACGCCAAGGTCGACGCCGAATTTTTCGCCGGCACAAAAATTAAGTCGAACTTTCTCATCAATATCGGCTACGGCGATCCGGCCAAGCTTTATCCGCGCGGGCCGCGTTTCGCCTTCGAGGATATGGCCAAGATTTTTTGAGGCTTACATGACGCTCCGAATCATTCCCGCGCGCTTCCTGCCGCATGTGCAGGGGCTGCTGCGCATCGTGACCGCCTT
This window encodes:
- a CDS encoding acyl carrier protein; translation: MIETIRRLLQENGRLHTPIDTLSDSADLYEAGLTPFAAIRTMLAIEEAFDVEFPVNMLRRQSFSSINAIVACLNELHPHAAARQAA
- a CDS encoding malonic semialdehyde reductase, whose translation is MTDAKQLPPDVLAQLFTAARTHNGWRDREVPDSLLELAVDYAKWGPTSANCSPLRVVFVRSPEAKARLAPALSPGNHDKTLAAPATAIVGYDLDFPEHLPFLYPAADARSWFVGNETLIKDTAFRNGSLQGAYLILALRAVGLDTGPMSGFDNAKVDAEFFAGTKIKSNFLINIGYGDPAKLYPRGPRFAFEDMAKIF
- a CDS encoding tetratricopeptide repeat protein, with translation MKRLAALLTIVTCLAAGAARAQQDEPPSVGTDEHGGTFLFIPGVGKIPLPPGARGFGPSDPADPFGGLAPRAPDRKLAKPRPEPPKSPEERRAEEMSRLFARLATAEDDREAQAVTAAILSRWSRSGSDTIDLLAARALAAEVAGAPALSKALLDYVVALAPGWPDGFVRRARVMASEGDAAGALADLETAARLEPKRFDALEALGSLAEKAGDKKRALSAYRKALDISPRNDTVRKNEERLQIEVEGRDI